Proteins co-encoded in one Actinomadura luteofluorescens genomic window:
- a CDS encoding Vgb family protein, translating into MPDGSHTTIKEFQVSGPEAGPYSVAAGPDGALWCTLVHEGRIARVTPDGGVTVHGPVPAQPMIITAGPDGALWFTAFTGDAIGRITTAGEVTPFALPEGWGPCGIAAGPDGALWFTRMHAGGVGRITVDGQVSAYPVPGEGAMPSMIAAGPDEALWFTLNQGNAIGRIAPDGEVSVHPLPTEGSAPVGIAAGPDGALWFTGIGAGHIGRITTDGKVTEFPLPDRGARPHAIVAGPGGDLWFTEWATAHVGRISPDGRIDEHPLPTPGSEPHGIAVGPDGALWVALETGALARVAVA; encoded by the coding sequence ATGCCAGACGGTTCGCACACCACCATCAAGGAGTTCCAGGTGTCCGGCCCGGAGGCGGGGCCGTACAGCGTCGCCGCCGGGCCGGACGGGGCGCTGTGGTGCACGCTCGTCCATGAGGGCCGGATCGCGCGGGTGACGCCGGACGGGGGCGTCACCGTACACGGGCCCGTCCCCGCCCAACCGATGATCATCACGGCGGGGCCGGACGGCGCGCTGTGGTTCACCGCGTTCACCGGCGACGCGATCGGCCGGATCACCACCGCGGGCGAGGTCACGCCGTTCGCCCTGCCCGAAGGGTGGGGCCCGTGCGGGATCGCCGCCGGGCCGGACGGCGCGCTGTGGTTCACCCGCATGCACGCCGGCGGCGTCGGCCGGATCACCGTGGACGGCCAGGTCAGCGCCTATCCGGTGCCGGGAGAGGGCGCGATGCCCTCGATGATCGCGGCGGGTCCGGACGAGGCCCTGTGGTTCACCCTCAACCAGGGCAACGCCATCGGGCGGATCGCGCCGGACGGGGAGGTCTCCGTCCACCCGCTGCCCACCGAGGGCTCCGCGCCGGTCGGCATCGCCGCCGGGCCGGACGGCGCGCTGTGGTTCACCGGCATCGGCGCCGGGCACATCGGGCGGATCACCACCGACGGGAAGGTGACCGAGTTCCCGCTGCCCGATCGGGGCGCCCGCCCGCACGCCATCGTCGCCGGGCCCGGCGGGGACCTGTGGTTCACCGAGTGGGCCACCGCCCACGTCGGCCGCATCAGCCCCGACGGCCGCATCGACGAGCACCCGCTGCCGACGCCCGGCTCCGAGCCGCACGGCATCGCGGTCGGTCCGGACGGCGCCCTGTGGGTGGCCCTGGAGACCGGCGCGCTCGCCCGCGTCGCCGTCGCCTGA
- a CDS encoding TetR/AcrR family transcriptional regulator: MTASEPGTVRPGGRTARVRDAVREATLAELSGRGYQGLTVEGVAARSGVHKTTVYRRWGSADGLIADALGIAAAEPWPIPDTGTLAGDLRALARLVVAGFADPVEGPIARAFVLAAAQSGDAARSLHAFFARRHEQSAVIVGRAVERGEVPADTDAAEAVRLAVAPLYYRLFITGEPVDEQAADRAAASAEAAARAGVLSAAPDS, from the coding sequence GTGACCGCCTCCGAGCCCGGGACCGTGCGCCCCGGCGGCCGCACCGCGCGGGTGCGCGACGCCGTCCGCGAGGCGACCCTCGCCGAGCTGTCCGGGCGCGGCTACCAGGGGCTCACCGTCGAAGGGGTCGCGGCCCGCTCCGGAGTGCACAAGACCACCGTCTACCGGCGGTGGGGCAGCGCCGACGGCCTCATCGCCGACGCCCTCGGCATCGCGGCCGCGGAGCCGTGGCCGATCCCCGACACCGGCACCCTCGCCGGCGACCTGCGCGCCCTCGCCCGGCTCGTCGTGGCCGGATTCGCCGATCCCGTCGAGGGACCGATCGCCCGCGCGTTCGTGCTGGCCGCGGCGCAGAGCGGCGACGCCGCCCGCTCCCTGCACGCGTTCTTCGCCCGGCGCCACGAGCAGTCCGCCGTCATCGTCGGGCGTGCCGTCGAGCGCGGCGAGGTCCCCGCTGACACGGACGCCGCCGAGGCCGTCCGGCTCGCCGTCGCGCCCCTGTACTACCGGCTGTTCATCACCGGGGAGCCGGTCGACGAGCAGGCCGCCGACCGGGCCGCCGCGTCCGCGGAGGCCGCCGCCCGCGCCGGCGTCCTCAGCGCCGCGCCGGACTCGTGA